The proteins below come from a single Benincasa hispida cultivar B227 chromosome 4, ASM972705v1, whole genome shotgun sequence genomic window:
- the LOC120075366 gene encoding uncharacterized protein LOC120075366, translating to MESDIEESIRKKVRKNPHPGESSRKSGLVDEDIRIETTRARFSNVLKRHSELTERLSRDSDKMIFERLQKEFEAARASQTQEIYLDGEQWNDGLLATIRERVHMEAERKAMPEDADILPQEKITYKVGTKVICCLEGARIGIQYETSFAGEPCELYHCVLESKSFLEKMTVLEHTIPFFLPVREAENDLLSSNAMKFIDYIGELLQAYVDRREQVRLIKELYGNQIRELYHSLPFHMIEFALDDSDCTVTVSLRYADLIYVLPTKISVLAWPMPQMKKNTANSSILSIKKENGGTVSYPIPARLSYAEDALRTMSLPEAYAEIVLNLPQAIQQMFPPKTNS from the exons ATGGAGAGCGACATCGAAGAATCAATCAGGAAGAAAGTCAGAAAGAATCCACACCCTGGCGAATCTTCTCGCAAG AGTGGACTGGTAGATGAAGATATTAGAATAGAGACTACACGAGCAAGAT TTTCAAATGTCCTCAAAAGGCACAGTGAATTAACTGAGCGTCTCTCCAG GGACTCTGACAAGATGATATTTGAGCGCTtacaaaaagaatttgaagCTGCTAGAGCATCTCAGACTCAAG AGATATATTTGGATGGTGAACAATGGAACGATGGACTTTTAGCAACAATAAGAGAGCGG GTTCATATGGAAGCAGAGAGAAAGGCCATGCCTGAGGATGCAGATATTTTGCCACAGGAAAAAATCACCTATAAAGTTGGAACCAAG GTTATTTGCTGCTTGGAAGGAGCGAGGATTGGCATACAATATGAGACATCTTTTGCAG GTGAACCCTGTGAACTTTACCATTGCGTGCTTGAAAGCAAGTCATTCCTTGAAAAGATGACTGTCCTAGAACACACAATTCCATTCTTTCTGCCAGTAAGAGAAGCAGAAAATGATCTTCTCTCCTCTAACGCGATG AAATTTATAGATTACATTGGAGAACTTTTGCAGGCCTATGTGGATAGAAGGGAACAG GTTCGGCTTATCAAGGAGTTGTATGGAAACCAAATCAGGGAGTTGTATCATAGCCTTCCATTCCATATGATTGAATTTGCGCTTGATGATTCTGACTG CACGGTGACTGTCAGTCTGAGATATGCTGATCTCATATATGTGCTGCCAACTAAAATCAGTGTGCTTGCATGGCCAATGCCTCAGATGAAGAAAAATACCGCAAATTCATCAATCTTGAGCATCAAAAAGGAAAATGGAGGAACTGTAAGTTATCCGATTCCAGCTCGTTTATCATATGCAGAGGATGCTTTACGAACCATGAGCTTACCAGAAG CATATGCTGAGATTGTGCTGAATTTACCCCAAGCTATACAACAGATGTTTCCGCCGAAAACTAACTCATAG
- the LOC120075365 gene encoding plasma membrane ATPase 4-like, translated as MGGDHKAITLEEIKNEAVDLEHIPIEEVFEQLKCTREGLTSEEGAHRLQVFGPNKLEEKKESKILKFLGFMWNPLSWVMEAAALMAIVLANGGGRPPDWQDFVGIIALLFINSTISFIEENNAGNAAAALMAGLAPKTKVLRDGRWSEQDAAILVPGDIISIKLGDIIPADARLLEGDPLKIDQSALTGESLPVTKNPSDEVFSGSTCKQGEIEAVVIATGVHTFFGKAAHLVDSTNQVGHFQKVLTAIGNFCICSIAVGILIELIVMYPIQRRKYRDGIDNLLVLLIGGIPIAMPTVLSVTMAIGSHRLSQQGAITKRMTAIEEMAGMDVLCSDKTGTLTLNKLTVDRSLIEVFVKGVEKEYVILLAARASRTENQDAIDAAIVGMLADPKEARAGIREVHFLPFNPVDKRTALTYIDSNGIWHRVSKGAPEQILNLCNSREDVRRKVHAVIDKFAERGLRSLGVARQEVPEKTKDSPGGPWQLVGLLPLFDPPRHDSAETIRRALNLGVNVKMITGDQLAIAKETGRRLGMGTNMYPSSSLLGQDKDESIASLPVDELIEKADGFAGVFPEHKYEIVKRLQERKHICGMTGDGVNDAPALKKADIGIAVADATDAARSASDIVLTEPGLSVIISAVLTSRAIFQRMKNYTIYAVSITIRIVFGFMFIALIWKFDFAPFMVLIIAILNDGTIMTISKDRVKPSPQPDSWKLKEIFGTGIVLGGYLALMTVLFFWAVKDTNFFSEKFNVKPLKDSPQELMAALYLQVSIISQALIFVTRSRSWSYLERPGFLLVSAFVIAQLVATVIAVYANWGFARIKGMGWGWAGVIWLYSLVTYIPLDILKFGIRYAHSGKAWDTLLENKTAFTTKKDYGKEEREAQWAAAQRTLHGLQPPENSNLFPEKSSYRELSEIAEQAKRRAEVARLRELHTLKGHVESVVKLKGLDIDTIQQHYTV; from the exons ATGGGCGGCGATCATAAAGCTATCACTCTCGAGGAGATTAAAAACGAAGCTGTTGATCTG GAACATATTCCTATAGAGGAAGTGTTTGAACAATTGAAATGTACACGAGAAGGTTTGACATCAGAGGAAGGAGCCCACCGGCTTCAAGTTTTTGGACCCAACAAACTAGAAGAGAAGAAG GAAAGCAAAATTCTCAAGTTTTTGGGTTTCATGTGGAATCCTTTATCTTGGGTCATGGAAGCTGCTGCCTTAATGGCTATAGTCCTGGCAAATGGTGGTGGAAGACCACCAGACTGGCAAGACTTTGTCGGGATCATTGCTTTACTTTTTATCAACTCTACCATTAGCTTTatagaagaaaacaatgctGGTAACGCGGCTGCAGCACTCATGGCTGGTCTTGCTCCTAAAACTAAG GTTCTAAGAGATGGTCGTTGGAGTGAGCAAGACGCTGCTATTCTTGTTCCGGGAGATATCATAAGCATTAAGCTTGGAGATATAATACCAGCAGATGCCCGTCTTCtggagggcgatcctttgaaaATTGATCAATCTGCCTTAACAGGAGAATCGCTCCCAGTCACCAAGAACCCCTCAGATGAAGTATTTTCTGGCTCTACATGTAAACAAGGTGAAATTGAAGCTGTTGTGATTGCCACTGGTGTGCACACATTTTTTGGTAAAGCAGCTCACTTGGTGGATAGCACCAATCAAGTTGGTCATTTCCAGAAAGTTCTTACTGCTATTGGTAATTTCTGCATTTGTTCGATCGCTGTTGGAATACTAATCGAGCTTATAGTTATGTACCCGATACAACGACGCAAGTATAGAGATGGAATTGATAACTTGCTGGTGCTTTTGATTGGTGGAATTCCTATTGCCATGCCAACAGTTTTGTCTGTCACTATGGCCATCGGTTCTCATAGGCTTTCTCAGCAGGGTGCCATTACGAAGAGAATGACAGCCATCGAGGAAATGGCTGGCATGGATGTCCTCTGCAGCGATAAGACGGGAACTCTGACCTTGAACAAGCTAACTGTAGATAGAAGCTTGATCGAAGTGTTTGTCAAGGGTGTCGAGAAAGAGTATGTTATTCTCCTTGCAGCCAGGGCTTCGAGAACAGAGAATCAGGATGCTATTGATGCAGCTATAGTAGGAATGCTTGCGGATCCTAAAGAG GCACGAGCAGGAATTAGAGAGGTTCATTTCCTTCCATTCAATCCTGTTGACAAAAGAACTGCCCTTACTTATATAGACTCTAATGGAATTTGGCACCGAGTAAGCAAAGGTGCTCCTGAGCAG ATCCTAAATCTTTGCAACTCTAGGGAAGACGTCAGAAGAAAAGTTCATGCAGTGATTGACAAGTTTGCAGAGCGTGGGCTTCGTTCACTGGGTGTTGCAAGACAG GAAGTACctgaaaaaacaaaagatagCCCTGGAGGACCATGGCAGCTTGTTGGTTTGTTGCCTCTATTTGATCCTCCTAGGCACGATAGTGCAGAAACCATAAGAAGAGCTCTGAACCTTGGAGTAAATGTGAAGATGATTACTG GGGATCAACTTGCCATAGCCAAGGAAACTGGGCGTAGACTTGGTATGGGAACGAATATGTACCCTTCTTCATCATTACTTGGTCAAGACAAGGATGAATCTATTGCTTCACTTCCTGTGGATGAGTTGATTGAGAAGGCAGATGGGTTTGCTGGAGTATTCCCAG AACACAAATATGAAATTGTGAAAAGGTTGCAGGAAAGGAAACATATATGTGGGATGACAGGAGACGGTGTTAATGATGCTCCCGCTTTAAAGAAGGCAGATATTGGAATTGCTGTTGCGGATGCTACTGATGCTGCCAGAAGTGCTTCAGATATTGTCCTTACAGAACCAGGATTGAGTGTAATTATTAGTGCGGTGCTAACAAGTAGGGCTATTTTTCAGAGGATGAAGAATTACACG ATTTATGCCGTTTCAATTACCATTCGTATAGTG TTTGGCTTCATGTTCATTGCTTTGATTTGGAAGTTTGACTTTGCTCCCTTTATGGTTTTAATAATAGCCATTCTGAATGATG GAACAATTATGACAATATCAAAGGATCGAGTAAAGCCATCTCCACAGCCTGATAGTTGGAAACTGAAGGAGATTTTTGGAACTGGTATAGTGCTTGGAGGATACTTAGCACTAATGACAGTGTTATTCTTCTGGGCTGTGAAGGATACCAACTTTTTCTCA gaaaaatttaatgtgaaaCCCTTGAAGGATAGTCCTCAAGAATTGATGGCAGCCTTGTATCTACAAGTCAGCATAATAAGCCAGGCCCTTATCTTTGTCACGAGGTCTCGCAGCTGGTCATACCTGGAACGTCCAGGATTCCTCCTAGTCAGTGCTTTCGTCATTGCTCAGCTG GTGGCAACTGTGATAGCTGTTTATGCAAATTGGGGTTTTGCAAGGATCAAAGGAATGGGATGGGGGTGGGCTGGTGTTATATGGCTGTACAGCTTGGTAACATACATCCCTCTCgacattttgaaatttggaatccGATATGCTCACAGTGGGAAGGCTTGGGACACTCTTCTGGAGAACAAG ACTGCCTTCACAACCAAAAAGGATTatggaaaagaagagagagaagcaCAGTGGGCAGCCGCACAGAGGACTCTACATGGTCTACAACCACCTGAAAACTCCAATCTCTTCCCTGAGAAAAGTAGTTATAGGGAGCTTTCAGAGATTGCCGAGCAAGCCAAACGTCGTGCTGAGGTCGCAAG GCTGCGAGAATTGCATACACTAAAGGGACATGTTGAATCAGTAGTGAAGCTGAAAGGACTAGACATCGATACAATCCAACAACACTACACAGTTTAA